The following are encoded together in the Chaetodon auriga isolate fChaAug3 chromosome 4, fChaAug3.hap1, whole genome shotgun sequence genome:
- the LOC143320083 gene encoding mitochondrial glycine transporter B-like isoform X1, with product MQKKQDSLSRASGSLGKAHPALKAFMCGSLSGTCSTLLFQPLDLVKTRLQTLQNNAKPGAPRVGMCTIFINVIRTENFFSLWKGVSPSFARCIPGVGIYFSTFYSLKQHYFLDRAPNAGEAVLLGAGARAVAGVCMLPFTVIKARFESGCYNYMSVAGALRTMYETEGIRALFSGLTATLLRDAPFSGIYVMFYSQAKKALPQDVASSAYAPLVNFGCGVVAGVMASLVTQPADVVKTHIQISPSQWSTTDAIRCIYTEHGMGGFFRGAVPRSLRRTLMAAMAWTVYEQLMARMGLKS from the exons atgcagaaaaaacaggATTCTCTGAGCCGAGCCTCAGGCAGCCTGGGGAAG GCTCACCCAGCTCTCAAAGCCTTTATGTGTGGCTCACTCAGCGGCACCTGCTCGACACTGCTCTTCCAGCCTTTGGATCTGGTCAAGACACGGCTGCAGACCCTGCAGAACAATGCCAAGCCGGG TGCACCAAGGGTGGGCATGTGCACCATTTTCATCAATGTCATTAGgacagagaatttcttcagtcTGTGGAAAGGCGTTTCACCA TCATTTGCGCGCTGCATCCCCGGCGTGGGCATCTACTTCAGCACCTTCTACTCCCTCAAGCAGCACTATTTCCTGGACCGGGCACCCAACGCTGGCGAGGCCGTTCTGCTTGGAGCAGGTGCCAGAGCTGTGGCTGGTGTCTGCATGTTGCCGTTCACAGTCATTAAGGCACGCTTTGAG AGTGGCTGTTACAACTATATGAGTGTGGCAGGGGCTCTGAGGACTATGTATGAGACCGAGGGAATCAGGGCTCTGTTTTCTGGGCTGACTGCCACACTGCTCCGAGACGCTCCATTCTCCGGTATCTACGTAATGTTCTACAGCCAGGCCAAAAAGGCTCTGCCTCAAG ACGTGGCTTCGTCAGCCTACGCCCCGCTGGTGAACTTCGGCTGCGGGGTGGTGGCAGGCGTCATGGCCTCGCTGGTCACGCAGCCTGCAGACGTGGTGAAGACCCACATTCAAATCAGCCCATCCCAGTGGAGCACGACAGATGCTATTCGCTGCATCTACACG GAACATGGCATGGGCGGGTTTTTTCGCGGGGCTGTACCCAGGTCCCTGCGACGCACTCTGATGGCCGCCATGGCTTGGACTGTCTATGAACAGCTGATGGCTCGAATGGGCCTCAAATCCTGA
- the LOC143320083 gene encoding mitochondrial glycine transporter B-like isoform X2, producing MELTLAAAHPALKAFMCGSLSGTCSTLLFQPLDLVKTRLQTLQNNAKPGAPRVGMCTIFINVIRTENFFSLWKGVSPSFARCIPGVGIYFSTFYSLKQHYFLDRAPNAGEAVLLGAGARAVAGVCMLPFTVIKARFESGCYNYMSVAGALRTMYETEGIRALFSGLTATLLRDAPFSGIYVMFYSQAKKALPQDVASSAYAPLVNFGCGVVAGVMASLVTQPADVVKTHIQISPSQWSTTDAIRCIYTEHGMGGFFRGAVPRSLRRTLMAAMAWTVYEQLMARMGLKS from the exons GCTCACCCAGCTCTCAAAGCCTTTATGTGTGGCTCACTCAGCGGCACCTGCTCGACACTGCTCTTCCAGCCTTTGGATCTGGTCAAGACACGGCTGCAGACCCTGCAGAACAATGCCAAGCCGGG TGCACCAAGGGTGGGCATGTGCACCATTTTCATCAATGTCATTAGgacagagaatttcttcagtcTGTGGAAAGGCGTTTCACCA TCATTTGCGCGCTGCATCCCCGGCGTGGGCATCTACTTCAGCACCTTCTACTCCCTCAAGCAGCACTATTTCCTGGACCGGGCACCCAACGCTGGCGAGGCCGTTCTGCTTGGAGCAGGTGCCAGAGCTGTGGCTGGTGTCTGCATGTTGCCGTTCACAGTCATTAAGGCACGCTTTGAG AGTGGCTGTTACAACTATATGAGTGTGGCAGGGGCTCTGAGGACTATGTATGAGACCGAGGGAATCAGGGCTCTGTTTTCTGGGCTGACTGCCACACTGCTCCGAGACGCTCCATTCTCCGGTATCTACGTAATGTTCTACAGCCAGGCCAAAAAGGCTCTGCCTCAAG ACGTGGCTTCGTCAGCCTACGCCCCGCTGGTGAACTTCGGCTGCGGGGTGGTGGCAGGCGTCATGGCCTCGCTGGTCACGCAGCCTGCAGACGTGGTGAAGACCCACATTCAAATCAGCCCATCCCAGTGGAGCACGACAGATGCTATTCGCTGCATCTACACG GAACATGGCATGGGCGGGTTTTTTCGCGGGGCTGTACCCAGGTCCCTGCGACGCACTCTGATGGCCGCCATGGCTTGGACTGTCTATGAACAGCTGATGGCTCGAATGGGCCTCAAATCCTGA
- the LOC143318995 gene encoding rheacalcin-2-like — MLFPFLCFGLIVVEHKATWEEAIWHCRQTHSTLTSLTSETEHLLALNKIQRDNITERVWIGLRFLVDHWQWVDGSRLVYEAWHQEGDQIHQCPRWKRCGALSKSGLWESWDCQEKLYFICY; from the coding sequence ATgctcttcccttttctctgcttcGGCCTCATTGTGGTAGAACACAAGGCCACCTGGGAGGAGGCGATATGGcactgcaggcagacacactCTACTCTCACAAGCCTTACCTCTGAGACCGAACACCTTCTGGCCCTGAACAAGATCCAGCGTGACAACATCACTGAGCGCGTGTGGATCGGCCTGCGTTTCCTAGTCGACCACTGGCAGTGGGTGGACGGCAGCCGTCTGGTGTACGAGGCCTGGCACCAAGAGGGAGATCAGATACACCAGTGTCCAAGATGGAAACGCTGCGGAGCTTTAAGCAAAAGTGGACTGTGGGAGAGCTGGGACTGCCAGGAGAAACTCTACTTCATCTGCTATTAA
- the ift56 gene encoding intraflagellar transport protein 56 isoform X3, producing the protein MILSRMKPAVGGEPPASISDKKKKNKTKVPRLEEYLQQRDYLGALTLLEFQRSIGEKEENADLWIGYCAFHLGDYKRAMEEYKSLTMKPECPADVWVYLACTLFFLGLYKEAEDAASKAPVSPLQNRLLFHLAHKFNDEKKLMGFHQNLEDVTEDQLSLASIHYMRSHYQEAIDIYKRLLLQNRDFLALKVYVALCYYKLDYYDVSQEVLAVYLQSMPDSTIALNLKACNHFRLYNGKAAEAELKNLIDISSCSFEFAKELIRHNLVVFRGGEGALQVLPPLIDVIPEARLNLVIYYLRQDDVQEAYNLIQDLVPTTPQEYILKGVVNAALGQEIGSRDHLKIAQQFFQLVGGSASECGTLNRNLIGMILKSSLCELVCIICFWFSDTIPGRQCMASCFFLLRQFEDVLIYLNSVKGYFYNDDTFNFNYAQAKAALGNYKEAEEVFLLIQSEKIKNDYVYLSWLARCYIMNQKGRLAWELYLKMGTSSDSFSLLQLIANDCYKMGQFYYAAKAFDALEKLDPGSNYWEGKRGACVGIFQLILANKESKETLKEVVPLLQNSGNPQVEYIIRALRKWAKDNRVLLS; encoded by the exons ATG atCCTCTCGCGCATGAAGCCAGCCGTGGGAGGAGAGCCACCTGCGAGCATCAgtgacaaaaagaagaaaaacaagacaaaggtTCCCCGCTTGGAGGAATACCTGCAACAGAGAGACTACCTAGGGGCCTTGACGCTATTAGAG TTTCAGAGAAGTATtggtgagaaagaggagaatgCAGACCTCTGGATTGGCTACTGCGCCTTTCACTTGGGAGATTATAAAAGAGCTATGGAG GAGTACAAGTCTCTGACCATGAAGCCTGAATGTCCTGCTGACGTTTGGGTCTATCTGGCCTGTACCCTGTTTTTTCTGGGGCTCTATAAAGAGGCTGAAGACGCTGCATCTAAGG CACCAGTGTCTCCCCTGCAAAACCGACTACTCTTCCACTTGGCTCACAAG TTCAACGATGAGAAGAAGCTGATGGGTTTCCACCAGAACCTGGAGGATGTGACCGAGGACCAGCTAAGCCTTGCATCCATCCACTACATGCGTTCCCACTACCAAGAGGCTATAGACATCTATAAACGGCTTCTACTGCAGAACAG AGATTTCTTGGCCCTGAAAGTTTATGTGGCTCTGTGTTACTATAAGCTGGACTACTACGATGTGTCCCAGGAGGTGCTGGCTGTGTACCTGCAGAGTATGCCTGACTCTACGATTGCCCTCAACCTCAAGGCCTGCAACCACTTCAGACTCTACAATGGCAAGGCGGCTGAG GCTGAGTTGAAGAACCTAATCGacatctcctcctgctcctttgAGTTCGCTAAGGAGCTTATCCGACACAACCTG GTGGTGTTTCGTGGTGGGGAGGGGGCGTTGCAGGTGCTGCCTCCTCTGATCGATGTGATCCCTGAGGCCAGACTCAACCTGGTCATCTACTATCTCAGACAAG ATGATGTCCAGGAAGCCTACAACCTCATCCAAGATTTGGTGCCCACAACACCTCAG GAATATATTTTGAAAGGAGTGGTAAATGCCGCACTGGGACAAGAAATTGGATCA AGGGATCACCTGAAAATTGCTCAGCAGTTCTTTCAGTTGGTTGGAGGCTCAGCTAGTGAATGCGGTACATTGAACAGAAATTTGATCGGTATGATCCTTAAAAGCTCgctgtgtgagcttgtgtgtataatatgtttttggttttcagaTACTATCCCCGGCAGACAATGCATGGCctcctgcttcttcctcttGAGACAGTTTGAAGACGTTCTCATATATCTAAACTCAGTCAAG GGTTACTTCTATAATGACGATACGTTCAACTTCAACTATGCTCAGGCTAAAGCAGCACTTGGCAACTacaaagaagcagaagag gtttttttGCTGATTCAGAGTGAAAAGATCAAGAATGACTATGTTTACCTCAGCTGGCTGGCACGATGCT ACATAATGAACCAGAAGGGTCGGCTTGCCTGGGAGCTCTATCTGAAGATGGGCACTTCCTCTGATTCcttcagtctgctgcagctcattgCCAACGACTGCTACAAG ATGGGCCAGTTCTACTATGCAGCCAAAGCATTTGATGCACTGGAGAAACTGGACCCAGGCTCCAACTATTGGGAAGGCAAGAGAGGGGCATGTGTCGGCATCTTCCAGCTCATACTGGCAAACAAGGAGTCCAA GGAGACACTTAAAGAGGTGGTGCCCCTGCTGCAAAATTCAGGAAACCCCCAGGTTGAATACATCATCCGAGCTCTGAGAAAGTGGGCCAAAGACAACAGAGTCCTCCTGTCGTGA
- the ift56 gene encoding intraflagellar transport protein 56 isoform X2, which translates to MILSRMKPAVGGEPPASISDKKKKNKTKVPRLEEYLQQRDYLGALTLLEFQRSIGEKEENADLWIGYCAFHLGDYKRAMEEYKSLTMKPECPADVWVYLACTLFFLGLYKEAEDAASKAPVSPLQNRLLFHLAHKFNDEKKLMGFHQNLEDVTEDQLSLASIHYMRSHYQEAIDIYKRLLLQNRDFLALKVYVALCYYKLDYYDVSQEVLAVYLQSMPDSTIALNLKACNHFRLYNGKAAEAELKNLIDISSCSFEFAKELIRHNLVVFRGGEGALQVLPPLIDVIPEARLNLVIYYLRQDDVQEAYNLIQDLVPTTPQEYILKGVVNAALGQEIGSVSISLNKWQYATNVITVNLRPNAYWTSIFQRDHLKIAQQFFQLVGGSASECDTIPGRQCMASCFFLLRQFEDVLIYLNSVKGYFYNDDTFNFNYAQAKAALGNYKEAEEVFLLIQSEKIKNDYVYLSWLARCYIMNQKGRLAWELYLKMGTSSDSFSLLQLIANDCYKMGQFYYAAKAFDALEKLDPGSNYWEGKRGACVGIFQLILANKESKETLKEVVPLLQNSGNPQVEYIIRALRKWAKDNRVLLS; encoded by the exons ATG atCCTCTCGCGCATGAAGCCAGCCGTGGGAGGAGAGCCACCTGCGAGCATCAgtgacaaaaagaagaaaaacaagacaaaggtTCCCCGCTTGGAGGAATACCTGCAACAGAGAGACTACCTAGGGGCCTTGACGCTATTAGAG TTTCAGAGAAGTATtggtgagaaagaggagaatgCAGACCTCTGGATTGGCTACTGCGCCTTTCACTTGGGAGATTATAAAAGAGCTATGGAG GAGTACAAGTCTCTGACCATGAAGCCTGAATGTCCTGCTGACGTTTGGGTCTATCTGGCCTGTACCCTGTTTTTTCTGGGGCTCTATAAAGAGGCTGAAGACGCTGCATCTAAGG CACCAGTGTCTCCCCTGCAAAACCGACTACTCTTCCACTTGGCTCACAAG TTCAACGATGAGAAGAAGCTGATGGGTTTCCACCAGAACCTGGAGGATGTGACCGAGGACCAGCTAAGCCTTGCATCCATCCACTACATGCGTTCCCACTACCAAGAGGCTATAGACATCTATAAACGGCTTCTACTGCAGAACAG AGATTTCTTGGCCCTGAAAGTTTATGTGGCTCTGTGTTACTATAAGCTGGACTACTACGATGTGTCCCAGGAGGTGCTGGCTGTGTACCTGCAGAGTATGCCTGACTCTACGATTGCCCTCAACCTCAAGGCCTGCAACCACTTCAGACTCTACAATGGCAAGGCGGCTGAG GCTGAGTTGAAGAACCTAATCGacatctcctcctgctcctttgAGTTCGCTAAGGAGCTTATCCGACACAACCTG GTGGTGTTTCGTGGTGGGGAGGGGGCGTTGCAGGTGCTGCCTCCTCTGATCGATGTGATCCCTGAGGCCAGACTCAACCTGGTCATCTACTATCTCAGACAAG ATGATGTCCAGGAAGCCTACAACCTCATCCAAGATTTGGTGCCCACAACACCTCAG GAATATATTTTGAAAGGAGTGGTAAATGCCGCACTGGGACAAGAAATTGGATCAGTAAGtatttctttaaataaatgGCAATACGCAACAAATGTGATAACAGTAAATCTAAGACCAAACGCTTATTGGACTTCTATCTTTCAGAGGGATCACCTGAAAATTGCTCAGCAGTTCTTTCAGTTGGTTGGAGGCTCAGCTAGTGAATGCG aTACTATCCCCGGCAGACAATGCATGGCctcctgcttcttcctcttGAGACAGTTTGAAGACGTTCTCATATATCTAAACTCAGTCAAG GGTTACTTCTATAATGACGATACGTTCAACTTCAACTATGCTCAGGCTAAAGCAGCACTTGGCAACTacaaagaagcagaagag gtttttttGCTGATTCAGAGTGAAAAGATCAAGAATGACTATGTTTACCTCAGCTGGCTGGCACGATGCT ACATAATGAACCAGAAGGGTCGGCTTGCCTGGGAGCTCTATCTGAAGATGGGCACTTCCTCTGATTCcttcagtctgctgcagctcattgCCAACGACTGCTACAAG ATGGGCCAGTTCTACTATGCAGCCAAAGCATTTGATGCACTGGAGAAACTGGACCCAGGCTCCAACTATTGGGAAGGCAAGAGAGGGGCATGTGTCGGCATCTTCCAGCTCATACTGGCAAACAAGGAGTCCAA GGAGACACTTAAAGAGGTGGTGCCCCTGCTGCAAAATTCAGGAAACCCCCAGGTTGAATACATCATCCGAGCTCTGAGAAAGTGGGCCAAAGACAACAGAGTCCTCCTGTCGTGA
- the ift56 gene encoding intraflagellar transport protein 56 isoform X4, translating into MILSRMKPAVGGEPPASISDKKKKNKTKVPRLEEYLQQRDYLGALTLLEFQRSIGEKEENADLWIGYCAFHLGDYKRAMEEYKSLTMKPECPADVWVYLACTLFFLGLYKEAEDAASKAPVSPLQNRLLFHLAHKFNDEKKLMGFHQNLEDVTEDQLSLASIHYMRSHYQEAIDIYKRLLLQNRDFLALKVYVALCYYKLDYYDVSQEVLAVYLQSMPDSTIALNLKACNHFRLYNGKAAEAELKNLIDISSCSFEFAKELIRHNLVVFRGGEGALQVLPPLIDVIPEARLNLVIYYLRQDDVQEAYNLIQDLVPTTPQEYILKGVVNAALGQEIGSRDHLKIAQQFFQLVGGSASECDTIPGRQCMASCFFLLRQFEDVLIYLNSVKGYFYNDDTFNFNYAQAKAALGNYKEAEEVFLLIQSEKIKNDYVYLSWLARCYIMNQKGRLAWELYLKMGTSSDSFSLLQLIANDCYKMGQFYYAAKAFDALEKLDPGSNYWEGKRGACVGIFQLILANKESKETLKEVVPLLQNSGNPQVEYIIRALRKWAKDNRVLLS; encoded by the exons ATG atCCTCTCGCGCATGAAGCCAGCCGTGGGAGGAGAGCCACCTGCGAGCATCAgtgacaaaaagaagaaaaacaagacaaaggtTCCCCGCTTGGAGGAATACCTGCAACAGAGAGACTACCTAGGGGCCTTGACGCTATTAGAG TTTCAGAGAAGTATtggtgagaaagaggagaatgCAGACCTCTGGATTGGCTACTGCGCCTTTCACTTGGGAGATTATAAAAGAGCTATGGAG GAGTACAAGTCTCTGACCATGAAGCCTGAATGTCCTGCTGACGTTTGGGTCTATCTGGCCTGTACCCTGTTTTTTCTGGGGCTCTATAAAGAGGCTGAAGACGCTGCATCTAAGG CACCAGTGTCTCCCCTGCAAAACCGACTACTCTTCCACTTGGCTCACAAG TTCAACGATGAGAAGAAGCTGATGGGTTTCCACCAGAACCTGGAGGATGTGACCGAGGACCAGCTAAGCCTTGCATCCATCCACTACATGCGTTCCCACTACCAAGAGGCTATAGACATCTATAAACGGCTTCTACTGCAGAACAG AGATTTCTTGGCCCTGAAAGTTTATGTGGCTCTGTGTTACTATAAGCTGGACTACTACGATGTGTCCCAGGAGGTGCTGGCTGTGTACCTGCAGAGTATGCCTGACTCTACGATTGCCCTCAACCTCAAGGCCTGCAACCACTTCAGACTCTACAATGGCAAGGCGGCTGAG GCTGAGTTGAAGAACCTAATCGacatctcctcctgctcctttgAGTTCGCTAAGGAGCTTATCCGACACAACCTG GTGGTGTTTCGTGGTGGGGAGGGGGCGTTGCAGGTGCTGCCTCCTCTGATCGATGTGATCCCTGAGGCCAGACTCAACCTGGTCATCTACTATCTCAGACAAG ATGATGTCCAGGAAGCCTACAACCTCATCCAAGATTTGGTGCCCACAACACCTCAG GAATATATTTTGAAAGGAGTGGTAAATGCCGCACTGGGACAAGAAATTGGATCA AGGGATCACCTGAAAATTGCTCAGCAGTTCTTTCAGTTGGTTGGAGGCTCAGCTAGTGAATGCG aTACTATCCCCGGCAGACAATGCATGGCctcctgcttcttcctcttGAGACAGTTTGAAGACGTTCTCATATATCTAAACTCAGTCAAG GGTTACTTCTATAATGACGATACGTTCAACTTCAACTATGCTCAGGCTAAAGCAGCACTTGGCAACTacaaagaagcagaagag gtttttttGCTGATTCAGAGTGAAAAGATCAAGAATGACTATGTTTACCTCAGCTGGCTGGCACGATGCT ACATAATGAACCAGAAGGGTCGGCTTGCCTGGGAGCTCTATCTGAAGATGGGCACTTCCTCTGATTCcttcagtctgctgcagctcattgCCAACGACTGCTACAAG ATGGGCCAGTTCTACTATGCAGCCAAAGCATTTGATGCACTGGAGAAACTGGACCCAGGCTCCAACTATTGGGAAGGCAAGAGAGGGGCATGTGTCGGCATCTTCCAGCTCATACTGGCAAACAAGGAGTCCAA GGAGACACTTAAAGAGGTGGTGCCCCTGCTGCAAAATTCAGGAAACCCCCAGGTTGAATACATCATCCGAGCTCTGAGAAAGTGGGCCAAAGACAACAGAGTCCTCCTGTCGTGA
- the ift56 gene encoding intraflagellar transport protein 56 isoform X1 — translation MILSRMKPAVGGEPPASISDKKKKNKTKVPRLEEYLQQRDYLGALTLLEFQRSIGEKEENADLWIGYCAFHLGDYKRAMEEYKSLTMKPECPADVWVYLACTLFFLGLYKEAEDAASKAPVSPLQNRLLFHLAHKFNDEKKLMGFHQNLEDVTEDQLSLASIHYMRSHYQEAIDIYKRLLLQNRDFLALKVYVALCYYKLDYYDVSQEVLAVYLQSMPDSTIALNLKACNHFRLYNGKAAEAELKNLIDISSCSFEFAKELIRHNLVVFRGGEGALQVLPPLIDVIPEARLNLVIYYLRQDDVQEAYNLIQDLVPTTPQEYILKGVVNAALGQEIGSVSISLNKWQYATNVITVNLRPNAYWTSIFQRDHLKIAQQFFQLVGGSASECGTLNRNLIGMILKSSLCELVCIICFWFSDTIPGRQCMASCFFLLRQFEDVLIYLNSVKGYFYNDDTFNFNYAQAKAALGNYKEAEEVFLLIQSEKIKNDYVYLSWLARCYIMNQKGRLAWELYLKMGTSSDSFSLLQLIANDCYKMGQFYYAAKAFDALEKLDPGSNYWEGKRGACVGIFQLILANKESKETLKEVVPLLQNSGNPQVEYIIRALRKWAKDNRVLLS, via the exons ATG atCCTCTCGCGCATGAAGCCAGCCGTGGGAGGAGAGCCACCTGCGAGCATCAgtgacaaaaagaagaaaaacaagacaaaggtTCCCCGCTTGGAGGAATACCTGCAACAGAGAGACTACCTAGGGGCCTTGACGCTATTAGAG TTTCAGAGAAGTATtggtgagaaagaggagaatgCAGACCTCTGGATTGGCTACTGCGCCTTTCACTTGGGAGATTATAAAAGAGCTATGGAG GAGTACAAGTCTCTGACCATGAAGCCTGAATGTCCTGCTGACGTTTGGGTCTATCTGGCCTGTACCCTGTTTTTTCTGGGGCTCTATAAAGAGGCTGAAGACGCTGCATCTAAGG CACCAGTGTCTCCCCTGCAAAACCGACTACTCTTCCACTTGGCTCACAAG TTCAACGATGAGAAGAAGCTGATGGGTTTCCACCAGAACCTGGAGGATGTGACCGAGGACCAGCTAAGCCTTGCATCCATCCACTACATGCGTTCCCACTACCAAGAGGCTATAGACATCTATAAACGGCTTCTACTGCAGAACAG AGATTTCTTGGCCCTGAAAGTTTATGTGGCTCTGTGTTACTATAAGCTGGACTACTACGATGTGTCCCAGGAGGTGCTGGCTGTGTACCTGCAGAGTATGCCTGACTCTACGATTGCCCTCAACCTCAAGGCCTGCAACCACTTCAGACTCTACAATGGCAAGGCGGCTGAG GCTGAGTTGAAGAACCTAATCGacatctcctcctgctcctttgAGTTCGCTAAGGAGCTTATCCGACACAACCTG GTGGTGTTTCGTGGTGGGGAGGGGGCGTTGCAGGTGCTGCCTCCTCTGATCGATGTGATCCCTGAGGCCAGACTCAACCTGGTCATCTACTATCTCAGACAAG ATGATGTCCAGGAAGCCTACAACCTCATCCAAGATTTGGTGCCCACAACACCTCAG GAATATATTTTGAAAGGAGTGGTAAATGCCGCACTGGGACAAGAAATTGGATCAGTAAGtatttctttaaataaatgGCAATACGCAACAAATGTGATAACAGTAAATCTAAGACCAAACGCTTATTGGACTTCTATCTTTCAGAGGGATCACCTGAAAATTGCTCAGCAGTTCTTTCAGTTGGTTGGAGGCTCAGCTAGTGAATGCGGTACATTGAACAGAAATTTGATCGGTATGATCCTTAAAAGCTCgctgtgtgagcttgtgtgtataatatgtttttggttttcagaTACTATCCCCGGCAGACAATGCATGGCctcctgcttcttcctcttGAGACAGTTTGAAGACGTTCTCATATATCTAAACTCAGTCAAG GGTTACTTCTATAATGACGATACGTTCAACTTCAACTATGCTCAGGCTAAAGCAGCACTTGGCAACTacaaagaagcagaagag gtttttttGCTGATTCAGAGTGAAAAGATCAAGAATGACTATGTTTACCTCAGCTGGCTGGCACGATGCT ACATAATGAACCAGAAGGGTCGGCTTGCCTGGGAGCTCTATCTGAAGATGGGCACTTCCTCTGATTCcttcagtctgctgcagctcattgCCAACGACTGCTACAAG ATGGGCCAGTTCTACTATGCAGCCAAAGCATTTGATGCACTGGAGAAACTGGACCCAGGCTCCAACTATTGGGAAGGCAAGAGAGGGGCATGTGTCGGCATCTTCCAGCTCATACTGGCAAACAAGGAGTCCAA GGAGACACTTAAAGAGGTGGTGCCCCTGCTGCAAAATTCAGGAAACCCCCAGGTTGAATACATCATCCGAGCTCTGAGAAAGTGGGCCAAAGACAACAGAGTCCTCCTGTCGTGA